The Candidatus Manganitrophus noduliformans genome window below encodes:
- a CDS encoding universal stress protein has product MYRSIYIPVDNSDYSNTAIDIGVMLAKQFGAKVIGSHAYAAKLHDKRFKQMEAGLPEEYHDENELERQRKIHDSLITRGLEIITDSYLDIVDEKCKEGNIPMERVSLEGKNYKVLVDDIVKNGYDLVILGALGVGAVRESMIGSVTERTIRRVRKSDVFVVKETKPPEPGKMGKIVVAVDGSHFSFAGFKTALDLAKAYQLQIDVVSAFDPYYHYAVFNSISGVLSEEAGKVFRFKEQEKLHEEVIDSGLAKIYQSHLEICLKIAEAEGVTVKTSLLDGKPFEKVLQYVKKEKPWLLVVGRIGVHSDEDMDVGSNSENLIRMAPCNVLVSNQKYIPPIDAIAEYTVAWTEEASKRMEKVPIFARGVAKTAVYRYAIEKGFTIISNSVVDAAMGDILPKSAIEAMKNLGRVLDEKGIDRNKMTAAEGVSQTLEGNGLAGMMTQIVGDRDAERAASYDEKAKMDFYICGGCGYTAKGEKPVRCPICSAEGSAFQFLDKSIFEAAAKAEGGLVQEVGYDGVPLNWTEDAKNIIRKVPAGFERRRAKAKAEKMARKMGFQTITKEFAVRMIEGNQDEDQAIEMSAKAIAEAVLPQGALKVEEKAPEVKAPQFTWTAEAQERLARVPVGFMRDGTRQHIENYAFSQAISEITLEVAEAGIKKATEEMESVLSGATSLEEIKKRIATMTKGEPAAEENFHFCGMCGHVVRQVPSQCPVCEAKASRFIFMKKELDYFVCTLCSQVASPQIPDHCTLCGAPGEYYKKLERKESGLDKVLAPITWTDAANTKLLEIPEGLIREMTRWRIEVDARKKGIREISPATIDAKYSEWAQLSRKVERHHTWEAEAENRIARIPSFVRGTVIKEIESYANEKGIGRITIEILDQVTERWAEAMRSQGF; this is encoded by the coding sequence ATGTATCGGTCGATCTATATCCCTGTCGATAACTCAGACTATTCCAACACGGCCATCGATATCGGGGTAATGTTGGCGAAGCAATTTGGGGCGAAGGTCATCGGAAGCCACGCCTATGCCGCCAAGCTCCACGATAAACGATTCAAACAGATGGAGGCGGGCCTTCCCGAGGAATACCATGACGAGAACGAACTGGAGCGGCAGCGAAAGATCCACGACTCCCTGATTACCCGCGGACTGGAAATCATCACCGATTCCTACCTTGATATCGTCGACGAAAAATGCAAAGAGGGAAACATCCCGATGGAGCGGGTCTCGCTCGAAGGAAAGAACTACAAGGTCCTGGTCGATGACATCGTGAAGAACGGCTACGACCTGGTGATCCTCGGCGCCCTCGGCGTCGGCGCCGTCCGGGAGAGCATGATCGGGAGCGTGACCGAGCGAACGATCCGCCGGGTCCGCAAGTCGGATGTTTTCGTCGTCAAAGAGACGAAGCCGCCCGAGCCGGGAAAAATGGGAAAGATCGTCGTGGCGGTCGATGGAAGCCACTTCTCTTTCGCCGGCTTCAAAACGGCCCTTGATCTCGCCAAAGCCTATCAGCTTCAGATCGACGTCGTCTCGGCCTTCGATCCCTATTATCACTATGCCGTTTTTAACTCGATCTCCGGCGTTCTCTCCGAAGAGGCGGGAAAAGTCTTCCGGTTCAAAGAACAGGAAAAACTCCACGAAGAGGTGATCGACTCCGGTCTCGCGAAGATCTATCAGTCCCATCTTGAAATCTGTCTGAAGATCGCCGAGGCGGAGGGGGTGACGGTCAAAACCTCGCTCCTCGACGGCAAGCCGTTCGAGAAGGTCCTTCAGTATGTGAAGAAAGAGAAGCCGTGGCTTTTGGTGGTCGGCCGGATCGGTGTCCACTCCGATGAAGATATGGATGTCGGGAGCAACTCGGAGAACCTGATCCGGATGGCCCCCTGCAACGTCCTCGTCTCGAACCAGAAATATATTCCGCCGATCGATGCCATCGCCGAGTATACCGTCGCCTGGACCGAAGAGGCTTCCAAGCGGATGGAGAAGGTTCCCATCTTTGCCCGCGGGGTCGCCAAGACCGCCGTCTATCGGTATGCGATCGAGAAAGGCTTCACGATCATCAGCAACTCGGTCGTCGATGCGGCGATGGGGGATATCCTGCCGAAGTCGGCGATCGAAGCGATGAAGAATTTGGGCCGGGTCCTTGATGAGAAGGGGATCGACCGGAACAAGATGACGGCGGCCGAAGGGGTTTCCCAAACCCTCGAAGGGAACGGTCTTGCCGGGATGATGACCCAAATCGTCGGCGACCGCGACGCCGAGCGCGCCGCGAGCTACGACGAGAAGGCGAAGATGGACTTCTACATCTGCGGCGGCTGCGGCTACACCGCCAAGGGGGAGAAGCCGGTCCGATGCCCGATCTGCAGCGCCGAAGGGAGCGCTTTCCAGTTCCTCGATAAATCGATCTTCGAAGCGGCGGCCAAAGCCGAGGGGGGATTGGTCCAAGAGGTCGGCTATGACGGCGTTCCGCTCAACTGGACGGAAGATGCCAAGAACATCATCCGCAAGGTTCCGGCCGGTTTCGAGCGCCGCCGCGCAAAGGCGAAGGCGGAAAAGATGGCCCGGAAGATGGGCTTCCAGACGATCACAAAAGAATTTGCTGTTCGTATGATCGAAGGGAATCAAGATGAGGACCAGGCAATCGAGATGAGCGCCAAGGCGATCGCCGAGGCGGTTCTCCCGCAGGGTGCGCTAAAAGTTGAAGAAAAGGCCCCCGAAGTAAAGGCGCCGCAGTTCACCTGGACGGCCGAGGCGCAGGAGCGGTTGGCGCGGGTTCCGGTCGGCTTCATGCGCGACGGCACCCGGCAACACATTGAAAATTACGCCTTCAGCCAGGCGATCTCCGAGATCACGCTCGAAGTGGCGGAGGCGGGAATTAAAAAGGCGACCGAGGAGATGGAGTCGGTCCTCTCCGGCGCGACCAGCCTCGAAGAGATCAAAAAACGGATTGCGACCATGACGAAAGGAGAACCGGCCGCGGAAGAGAACTTCCACTTCTGCGGAATGTGCGGCCATGTGGTCCGGCAGGTTCCGTCGCAGTGCCCCGTCTGCGAGGCCAAGGCATCCCGATTCATCTTTATGAAAAAAGAGCTTGATTACTTCGTCTGTACCCTTTGCAGCCAGGTTGCCTCCCCGCAGATTCCCGACCATTGTACCCTCTGCGGGGCCCCGGGGGAATACTACAAAAAACTGGAGCGCAAAGAGAGCGGCCTCGACAAGGTGCTTGCCCCCATCACCTGGACCGATGCGGCGAATACGAAGCTTCTGGAGATTCCGGAAGGACTGATCCGCGAGATGACCCGCTGGCGGATCGAGGTGGATGCCCGTAAGAAAGGAATTCGCGAGATCAGCCCCGCAACGATCGATGCAAAATACAGCGAATGGGCGCAACTTTCCCGGAAGGTGGAGCGACACCATACCTGGGAGGCCGAAGCGGAGAACCGAATCGCCCGCATCCCCTCCTTCGTCCGTGGAACGGTCATTAAGGAGATCGAATCGTACGCGAATGAGAAGGGAATCGGCCGGATCACCATCGAGATTCTCGATCAAGTCACCGAGCGATGGGCGGAGGCGATGCGGTCTCAGGGTTTTTAG
- a CDS encoding radical SAM/SPASM domain-containing protein — protein MANQAYSVSWNLTQRCNLFCTHCYMSAFPHADISHDFTTEECFKVIDDMAKVNPNLFLILTGGEPLVRKDIFDIASYASDKGFTCVLGTNGVLLGEREARRMRESGLQGASISLDSVDPQRHDNFRQLAGSWKSALRGIEHLKAEGLDFSLHMSVMSWNVSEIPPMIELARNIGAKVLNFFFLVQTGRGENLIDIRPSQYREILTYLARAQGVGAKENNPNLFQNFDDPWTSSAGQMGDLILRAKCAPHFRKIIYELDPNSPLLKNYAQGSCPAGKHYCRITPEGDITPCPYMPVSAGNLRKQTFDEIWNTSPVLNDLREPQLGGRCGECEFSQICGGCRCRAYAVNGSYLAEDPACDYQPGQYGGKRIALPAEQTFGFEAKFTLNWSIAAKERLNRLPSFARGMVASSVERYATERRIDLITPEVMQKVKEEAEVRLGRSFKFSEFTRTVPEKTSAIGKDLFPG, from the coding sequence ATGGCAAATCAAGCGTACTCCGTTTCATGGAACCTGACCCAGCGCTGCAATCTCTTCTGCACCCACTGCTACATGAGCGCCTTTCCCCACGCCGATATCTCGCACGACTTCACAACCGAAGAGTGCTTCAAGGTCATCGACGACATGGCGAAGGTCAACCCGAATCTCTTCCTGATCCTGACCGGAGGGGAGCCGCTTGTCCGGAAAGACATCTTCGACATCGCCTCGTATGCTTCCGATAAAGGCTTTACCTGTGTTCTCGGCACCAACGGCGTCTTGCTCGGCGAGCGGGAGGCAAGACGGATGCGGGAGAGCGGACTGCAAGGGGCCTCGATCAGCCTCGATTCGGTCGATCCGCAGCGGCACGACAACTTCCGTCAGTTGGCCGGATCGTGGAAGTCGGCGCTCCGCGGCATTGAGCATCTCAAAGCGGAGGGGCTCGATTTCTCCCTGCACATGAGTGTGATGTCGTGGAACGTCTCCGAAATTCCGCCGATGATCGAGCTGGCGCGCAACATCGGGGCGAAGGTCCTCAACTTTTTCTTTCTCGTCCAGACCGGCCGCGGCGAAAACCTGATCGATATCCGTCCCAGCCAGTATCGGGAGATCCTGACCTATCTCGCGCGGGCGCAGGGGGTCGGTGCCAAGGAAAACAATCCGAACCTCTTCCAAAATTTCGATGACCCCTGGACCTCCTCCGCCGGGCAGATGGGCGATCTGATCCTTCGGGCCAAATGCGCCCCGCATTTCCGCAAGATTATTTATGAGCTCGATCCGAATTCTCCCTTGTTAAAAAATTATGCGCAGGGGAGCTGCCCCGCCGGCAAGCATTATTGCCGGATCACACCGGAAGGGGACATCACCCCCTGCCCGTATATGCCGGTCTCGGCGGGGAATCTTCGGAAGCAGACCTTTGATGAAATATGGAATACCTCTCCCGTTCTCAACGATCTGCGCGAGCCTCAGCTCGGCGGGCGATGCGGGGAGTGCGAGTTCTCTCAGATTTGCGGCGGCTGCCGCTGCCGGGCGTATGCCGTGAACGGAAGTTACCTGGCGGAAGATCCCGCCTGCGACTATCAGCCGGGGCAGTATGGGGGAAAACGGATCGCGCTTCCGGCGGAGCAGACCTTCGGGTTCGAGGCGAAGTTTACGCTGAACTGGTCGATCGCGGCGAAAGAGCGCCTCAACCGGCTCCCTTCCTTCGCAAGGGGAATGGTGGCGAGCAGCGTGGAGCGGTATGCGACCGAGCGCCGGATCGATCTGATCACCCCGGAGGTGATGCAGAAGGTCAAGGAGGAGGCCGAAGTCCGTCTCGGGAGGAGTTTTAAATTCTCCGAATTCACCCGAACGGTTCCGGAGAAGACATCGGCCATTGGAAAAGATCTCTTCCCCGGTTAA